The Ktedonobacterales bacterium region GAGCGAGACGCTGAAGCCGCGCTGGTTGAGTGACCGGGTTGCCTGGAGAGCTTCTTCCAGGGTTTCCCCGGCGACGAAGCGCCGGGCGCTGCGCCGGGCCAGATGGTTGTCGGTGACAAAGTGGCGGATACTGCCCCGGTTGGCGAGATACAGCAGCGTACCTCTTAACATAGCGTGTCCTCCTCGACTCTACGCCAGTTCGGAGTGGTGTGTTTTTGCAGCGCCATTGCTGCGGCCTATTTCTGCCTGGATATGTCTGATCTCAGGCGAGATGGCTCTTATCGCATTATATCCTGTAGCAGACCATGTGCCAAGGGCCGCGCCATCTCTTACTTCTCGCTACACGTCTCGCGTTGGCGGCTGTTTACCCTTCTACCTGTACGTCGCCCAGGTCAATCCCTCGCAGCGGCTCAACGTCAGCGATGTAGACAGGGTTATAGGTACCCTCATGGAGCAGTGTGGTGAATGAGGAGCCTTGCTGCCAGTCAATCAGATACCTGCCCAGGGCCACGCTGGGGAAAGTAAACAAGCCGTTGGCGTCGGTGCGCACTTCGTAAACGAAGCCGCCTTGCGTATAGCCATCCGGGCCGGTGGTCCAGCTACTGGAGAGACGGATAATCACCCGTGCGTCGGGGGGGCCGCTGGCAAAGATCAGCCGCCCTTTCACCGCCTGCGGCGCGTTGAGAGTCTCCTGCGCTTGCTGAGCCGCTGGCGTGTTGCCATACTGGTCAATGATCTGCTGATACGTAGTGATGGCCTGGGCGTAGCTGGCCTGCTGAGTTAGCGCCTGCCCCCAGGCATACAAATCGCTGGCTGCCGCATTATAGGCCAGCGTTGTGTAGGAGCTATTGGGGAAACGCTTGCTGATGGTCTGGAATTGGGTGAGCGCGTCTTGAAACTGCCGGGTCGCTTGAAGCTGCTGCCCCCAGGAGTAATAGGCGGCTGGTTCGTCCTGCTCATCTTGCGCTTGCTGCGCCGCCCTGGTGTCGGCATAGCGGGTGCGCAGATGCTCGAACTGCTGGAGCGCCTGCTGATAGTGTTGTTCTGCGACCAGTTGTCGGCCCCATTGCAAGAGCGCGGCGCCGAACGGTTCTCTAGCCGATCTGGCAGCCGTCGTGGCGCTGTAGGTTTCGCTGGCTGTGCCCAGATGCTGGACGGCCATCGCGTAGTTCTGGCTGGCTAAGTCTCCCAGTCCCCATTCCAGATAGCTCCGCGCAATATCCTCTCCGTTTGGGCTGTGTTCGCCGCTGGCCGAATACTCCTCAATCGCGCGTTGATAGTTCCCCTGACTCTCCAGCGCGTGTCCCTGAATGCTGTGGATGCCGGGTGCAAGGGCCACCCCCAGCAGACCAACCAGCGCAAGGCTGGCGGCAAGAATAGACCAGCGCCGCCGTGTCCAACGATGGTAGAGCCGATGGAAGAGCCAGATGAGCCAACCGGCGCAGGCGCCAGCGACCAGCAGCGTGATCCCATCGCGTGTGGTGATGCTGCCCCAACTGGGCGTGGTCGCAGACAATACGATCAGCGCAACCGATCCTCCGAAGGCGATCACTCGTGGACCCCATTTGAGCAGCGTCGGGCCTGGAATGCTCTGGAATCCTGGGCGGCGTTTCCCTGGGGATGGCGACTCCGGCCCCTCGATAATCGAGAGCGGCCACTCCGGGGCGATTGGCGCTGTATCGCTCTCGTCGGGCAGCACTATATCAGCGTCAGCTACTGTTGTTGCGACAGCGCCTGTCTCGATAATAGGGGGAACCACTTCGCTGGCTCCGTCATGAGGGCTGGCCGACCTGCTCGAACCGATGCTTCGGCTGGCGGACGGCGACGTTTCCTGCAAAAGGAGTTCCTGGGGGACATCGGCTGCTTCTATTGTGACATCTGAAACCTGCTGGATAAGCGCGCCACAATGCTCGCAGCGCACGCGCTGCGAAGCAAGGAATGCGCCGCATGCTGGGCAGAGGGGGCCAGAAGGTATCTGCGGGGCGTCAGAAGCCATGTTCATGTCAGAAGCCCTTTTGGACGGTGTACTATTCAATCTAAACAGCCAGATAGATCAATGTTGGTTCAGCGACGCATCAGTTATCCACAGGCTGAGTATAGGAGATGGGTGGGCGCTTGTCAACCAAACAACAAACCAGGCGCCCATGCTATAATTTGCCTCGCAAGTGAGTGGATAAGCTGAAGAGGCTTTTTGAGGCCACTATTCGAGTGTTTGCTACTGGAGAGGAGAAAGCATGAGCAACGTTCCCGATGAGGCGCCCAGGATCGTCTTTATACATGGCTCAGGTAATACTGCTAGCTGCTGGCAGCGGCAAGTAGCCTATATAGGCGTAGAGCGGGCGCTGGCGATAGATTTGCCTGGTCATGGGACACGGGTGCGAGACGTGGGGCCGCGTGAGATGAGCGTTCGTGATTACGCGCTGGACGTGCGCAGGCAGATGCAGGCTGCGGGGCTGGAGCGTCCCATCGTGGCCGGGCATTCCCTGGGTGGCGCCATTGCGCTGCAACTGGCGTTGGACTGGGGCGACGAATTGGCCGGGATGATGCTTATTGGCACAGGCGCGCGGCTGCGGGTCTTGCCTGCTCTGCTGGAGGCGGCTCGGCGTGACCAGATGGGCGCTCTTTTGCAGGTGCGCGGCCTGGCGCGTCAGTCCGAGGGTGCGCCGGAACGAACAACTTCACCTGAAGGTATACTGCCGCCGCTGGCTGAGGGCGTCTTCTATCGTGATCTGGCGGCGTGCAATGCTTTTGATGTGATGGCTGAATTGGGGCGTATCAGCCTCCCCGCTTTGATTGTCTGTGGAGAAGAAGATACGATGACCCCGCCAAAATACGCTGAGTATCTGCGGGCGCATCTGCCCCAGGCGACGCTGCGGATGGTTCCTGGGGCTGGTCATGACATCATGCGCGATCAACCGGAGACATTGAATCAAGTCATTGGCGACTGGCTAAAAAGAGGGTTCGGC contains the following coding sequences:
- a CDS encoding alpha/beta hydrolase, which gives rise to MSNVPDEAPRIVFIHGSGNTASCWQRQVAYIGVERALAIDLPGHGTRVRDVGPREMSVRDYALDVRRQMQAAGLERPIVAGHSLGGAIALQLALDWGDELAGMMLIGTGARLRVLPALLEAARRDQMGALLQVRGLARQSEGAPERTTSPEGILPPLAEGVFYRDLAACNAFDVMAELGRISLPALIVCGEEDTMTPPKYAEYLRAHLPQATLRMVPGAGHDIMRDQPETLNQVIGDWLKRGFGA
- a CDS encoding tetratricopeptide repeat protein codes for the protein MNMASDAPQIPSGPLCPACGAFLASQRVRCEHCGALIQQVSDVTIEAADVPQELLLQETSPSASRSIGSSRSASPHDGASEVVPPIIETGAVATTVADADIVLPDESDTAPIAPEWPLSIIEGPESPSPGKRRPGFQSIPGPTLLKWGPRVIAFGGSVALIVLSATTPSWGSITTRDGITLLVAGACAGWLIWLFHRLYHRWTRRRWSILAASLALVGLLGVALAPGIHSIQGHALESQGNYQRAIEEYSASGEHSPNGEDIARSYLEWGLGDLASQNYAMAVQHLGTASETYSATTAARSAREPFGAALLQWGRQLVAEQHYQQALQQFEHLRTRYADTRAAQQAQDEQDEPAAYYSWGQQLQATRQFQDALTQFQTISKRFPNSSYTTLAYNAAASDLYAWGQALTQQASYAQAITTYQQIIDQYGNTPAAQQAQETLNAPQAVKGRLIFASGPPDARVIIRLSSSWTTGPDGYTQGGFVYEVRTDANGLFTFPSVALGRYLIDWQQGSSFTTLLHEGTYNPVYIADVEPLRGIDLGDVQVEG